A window from Corynebacterium singulare encodes these proteins:
- a CDS encoding electron transfer flavoprotein subunit alpha/FixB family protein, translating into MSHVYVLVEHEEDQLSPVTGELITAARALGTVSAVVVAKDAATASSFDAELGNLGAAQVVQATAADYEQRIVTPEVDALHALAANNPAPIVLAATPTNNEIAGRLAARLGSGALVNVDGINADGTAHHTIFGGSYETSSKATGSVIYTLRPGTVTADPQPVTAAPAPFELPAATAKDVTVTSFTPAEKTARPELTSAKVVVAGGRGVGDKFADVVEPLADSLGGAVGATRDAVDEGFYDPAHQIGQTGVTVSPKLYIGLGISGAIQHTSGMQTSETIVVVNQDQDEPFFQIADLGVVGDLHEIAPALAAELTKRKEAGN; encoded by the coding sequence ATGTCTCACGTTTATGTCCTAGTTGAGCACGAAGAAGACCAGCTCAGCCCCGTCACAGGCGAGCTCATTACTGCCGCCCGCGCTCTCGGCACCGTCTCCGCCGTCGTCGTGGCCAAGGATGCGGCCACCGCCTCCTCCTTTGACGCCGAGCTGGGCAACCTCGGCGCCGCCCAGGTTGTTCAGGCCACCGCTGCGGACTATGAGCAGCGCATCGTCACCCCAGAGGTTGACGCCCTCCACGCGCTGGCCGCCAATAACCCGGCGCCCATCGTGCTGGCCGCCACCCCGACCAACAACGAGATTGCTGGCCGCCTTGCGGCTCGCTTGGGCTCTGGCGCCCTCGTCAACGTCGACGGCATCAACGCTGACGGCACCGCGCACCACACCATCTTCGGTGGTTCCTACGAGACCTCCTCGAAGGCCACGGGTTCTGTCATCTACACCCTGCGTCCCGGCACCGTCACGGCGGACCCGCAGCCGGTCACCGCAGCGCCCGCGCCCTTCGAGCTGCCTGCCGCCACCGCGAAGGATGTCACTGTCACCTCCTTCACCCCGGCGGAGAAGACCGCTCGTCCGGAGCTAACCTCCGCCAAGGTCGTCGTTGCCGGCGGCCGCGGCGTGGGCGATAAGTTCGCTGACGTGGTTGAGCCGCTTGCCGATTCCCTCGGTGGCGCCGTCGGTGCCACTCGCGACGCCGTGGACGAAGGTTTCTACGACCCCGCCCACCAGATTGGTCAGACCGGTGTGACCGTATCCCCGAAGCTCTACATCGGCCTGGGCATTTCTGGCGCCATCCAGCACACCTCCGGCATGCAGACCTCGGAGACCATCGTCGTGGTCAACCAAGACCAAGACGAGCCCTTCTTCCAGATCGCTGACCTCGGTGTGGTGGGTGACCTTCACGAGATCGCCCCGGCCCTGGCTGCGGAGCTGACCAAGCGCAAGGAGGCCGGCAACTAA
- a CDS encoding cysteine desulfurase family protein: protein MPRYLDYAATQPMRQSAIDAWTTAASSLNPGASYASGRKARSVLDDARETVAELLGCEPIEVIFTSSGTEADNIAIQGLFRAAQSASPKAAQRIVSTPIEHPAVLETVEKLQTEHGATVDLLPVDSTGHVSDLSALDTPAAVATCMWANNETGAIQPVADITQRAAAQNTPVHIDAVQVAGKLPINFHELGATTLAASAHKFGGPRGIGLLLARRTPAPLPLAFGGGQERGIRPGTVDVASASALAAALRESVADMEQEDTRLTALRDKLQAGIESSIDNVIINSAEPTLASHLHVSFPGTDGDSLIMLLDAAGIEASAGSACHAGVNRMSHVLEAMGIDEEHGRGSLRFSLGRMTTDGDIDVVIKELPEIIRRARSV, encoded by the coding sequence ATGCCACGCTACCTCGATTACGCAGCCACCCAGCCCATGCGCCAAAGCGCCATCGACGCGTGGACTACGGCAGCTAGCTCCCTCAACCCGGGCGCGTCCTATGCCTCTGGGCGCAAGGCGCGCTCTGTGCTTGACGACGCCCGCGAGACCGTTGCCGAGCTGCTCGGCTGCGAACCCATCGAGGTCATCTTCACCTCCTCCGGCACGGAGGCGGACAACATTGCCATCCAAGGCCTTTTCCGCGCTGCGCAGTCGGCTTCGCCCAAAGCCGCGCAGCGCATCGTTTCGACCCCCATCGAGCACCCCGCCGTGCTCGAAACCGTGGAGAAGCTCCAGACTGAGCATGGCGCGACCGTTGACCTGCTCCCAGTCGATTCCACCGGTCACGTCAGTGATTTAAGCGCCCTGGATACCCCGGCCGCGGTGGCCACCTGCATGTGGGCCAACAACGAGACCGGCGCCATCCAGCCGGTCGCGGACATTACCCAGCGCGCCGCTGCGCAGAACACCCCAGTACACATCGACGCCGTGCAGGTCGCCGGCAAGCTGCCCATCAACTTCCACGAGCTGGGTGCCACCACACTCGCGGCCAGCGCCCACAAGTTCGGTGGGCCCCGCGGCATCGGCCTGCTGTTGGCTCGCCGCACCCCAGCGCCACTGCCACTTGCTTTCGGCGGTGGCCAAGAACGCGGGATCCGTCCCGGCACCGTGGACGTGGCTAGTGCAAGCGCACTCGCTGCAGCCCTACGCGAATCCGTCGCGGACATGGAGCAGGAGGACACCCGCCTGACTGCACTCCGCGACAAGCTTCAGGCTGGCATCGAATCCAGCATCGACAACGTCATCATCAACTCTGCCGAGCCCACCCTGGCCTCCCACCTGCACGTGTCCTTCCCCGGAACGGACGGCGATAGCCTCATCATGCTTCTCGACGCCGCCGGTATCGAAGCCTCCGCTGGCTCCGCCTGCCACGCGGGTGTCAACCGTATGTCTCACGTCCTCGAAGCCATGGGCATCGACGAGGAACACGGCCGCGGCAGCCTGCGCTTCAGCCTGGGACGAATGACCACCGACGGCGACATCGATGTGGTCATCAAGGAACTTCCGGAGATCATTCGCCGCGCGCGGTCGGTGTAG